The proteins below come from a single Campylobacter sp. CCUG 57310 genomic window:
- the rpoB gene encoding DNA-directed RNA polymerase subunit beta: MLNSLYSGNRLRVDFSNVAKEIDVPNLLQLQKKSFDHFLNLSENQGESGIEKVFKSIFPIHDPQNRLSLEYVSSEIGKPKYTIRECMERGLTYSVNLKMKIRLIVHEKDEKTGEKIGVKDIKEQEIFIREIPLMTDRISFIINGVERVVVNQLHRSPGVIFKEEESPTVVNKLIYTAQIIPDRGSWLYFEYDTKDVLYVRINKRRKVPVTILFRALGYKKQDIIKLFYPIQTLSIKNNKFLTPFNPEDYVGRIEYDIKDEDGNVLHEAGKRLTKKKADKIISEGVKWVEYPTEILVNRFLASPVIDKESGEVLYDTLAQLDENKLVKILAEQDTIEIANDLAAGVDDAIINSFIADSETLKLLKQTENVEDENDLAAIRIYKVMRPGEPVVKDAAKTFVNDLFFNPERYDLTQVGRMKMNHKLGLDVPEYVTVLTNEDIIKTAKYLIKVKNGQGHIDDRDHLGNRRIRSIGELLANELHLGFVKMQKAIRDKFTSLSSNIEEIMPYDLVNPKMITTTITEFFTGGQLSQFMDQTNPLSEVTHKRRLSALGEGGLVKERAGFEVRDVHPTHYGRICPVETPEGQNIGLINTLSTYAKVNNLGFVEAPYKKVVDGKVTDEIVYLTATQEENSVIAPASTLIDDNGYIVEDLIEARQDGEMILAKREDVKLIDLCSGMIAGVAASLIPFLEHDDANRALMGSNMQRQAVPLLRSSAPIVGTGMERIVARDAWEAIKAKRSGVVEKVDNKNIFILGEDQVGPYIDHYSMEKNLRTNQNTTFSQHPIVKKGDVVEAGQVIADGSSMERGELAIGKNALIAFMPWNGYNYEDAIVISEKMIREDAFTSVHIYEKEIEARELKDGVEEITKDIPNIKEEDLMHLDESGIIKIGTHVKPGMILVGKVSPKGEVKPTPEERLLRAIFGEKAGHVVNKSLYATASMEGVVVDVKIFTKKGHEKDSRTNKTYEEEKAALEKEHHDRLLMMDREEMLKVTSLLSKNTLASAQTIGKKEYKKGEKIDKAELENINRFTLNSIVKGFSKDVQKKYDELKVYFQNEKKKLKEEHDNKIEILEKDDILPSGVVKLVKVYVATKRKLKVGDKMAGRHGNKGIVSNIVPEVDMPYLPSGQPVDIVLNPLGVPSRMNIGQILESHLGLVGYRLGEQISQIFEEKKGEWVKELRAKMIEIASVSKFMDAKKTLAKIDDEQLIEYARDWASGVKFATPIFEGVRVEEFAKLFEMAKVDMDGKTELYDGRTGSRIKERVNVGCMYMLKLHHLVDEKVHARSTGPYSLVTQQPVGGKALFGGQRFGEMEVWALEAYGAAHTLREMLTVKSDDVEGRLMAYKALTRGENVPETGIPETFFVLTNELKSLALDVEVYDEEDNDE, encoded by the coding sequence ATGTTAAACAGCTTATACTCAGGAAATCGTCTTAGAGTTGATTTTTCAAATGTCGCTAAAGAGATAGATGTTCCTAACCTACTACAATTACAAAAAAAGAGCTTTGATCACTTTTTAAATTTGAGCGAAAATCAAGGCGAAAGCGGTATCGAAAAAGTTTTTAAATCAATATTTCCTATACATGATCCGCAAAATAGACTTTCGCTTGAATACGTAAGCTCAGAGATCGGTAAACCAAAATATACCATCAGAGAGTGTATGGAAAGAGGTCTTACATACTCTGTAAATTTGAAGATGAAAATTCGCCTCATAGTTCATGAAAAAGATGAGAAAACCGGTGAAAAGATCGGTGTAAAAGATATAAAAGAGCAAGAAATTTTTATACGCGAAATTCCTCTTATGACAGATAGAATTTCATTTATTATAAACGGCGTTGAAAGAGTTGTCGTAAACCAACTGCACAGAAGCCCGGGCGTTATATTTAAAGAAGAGGAAAGCCCGACTGTTGTAAACAAACTAATTTATACGGCTCAGATTATCCCTGATCGTGGCTCTTGGCTATATTTTGAATACGACACAAAAGACGTTTTATACGTTCGTATCAATAAGCGCAGAAAAGTCCCTGTAACTATACTATTTAGAGCGCTTGGATATAAAAAACAAGATATTATAAAGCTATTTTATCCTATCCAAACCTTATCAATTAAGAATAATAAATTTTTAACTCCGTTTAATCCTGAAGATTATGTCGGTAGAATCGAATATGATATAAAAGATGAAGACGGAAATGTGCTTCATGAAGCAGGCAAAAGACTAACTAAGAAAAAAGCAGATAAGATAATAAGCGAAGGCGTAAAGTGGGTCGAGTATCCGACTGAAATTTTGGTTAATAGATTTTTAGCTTCTCCTGTTATCGATAAAGAGAGCGGAGAGGTGCTTTATGATACTCTTGCGCAGCTTGATGAAAATAAACTAGTTAAAATTTTAGCCGAGCAAGACACTATAGAGATAGCAAACGACTTGGCAGCTGGCGTTGATGATGCGATTATAAACTCATTTATTGCAGATAGCGAGACTCTAAAGCTTCTTAAACAAACTGAAAATGTTGAAGATGAAAACGACCTTGCGGCGATTAGAATTTACAAAGTTATGCGACCCGGTGAACCTGTCGTAAAAGACGCCGCAAAGACATTTGTAAACGATCTTTTCTTTAATCCTGAAAGATATGATCTAACACAAGTCGGTCGTATGAAGATGAATCACAAGCTAGGTCTTGACGTTCCTGAATACGTAACAGTTTTAACAAATGAAGATATTATCAAAACGGCAAAATATCTTATAAAAGTTAAAAACGGACAAGGACATATAGACGATAGAGATCATCTCGGAAATAGACGTATCCGCTCTATTGGCGAGCTTTTAGCAAACGAACTTCACCTTGGCTTTGTGAAAATGCAAAAGGCAATCCGTGATAAATTTACAAGTTTAAGCAGTAATATCGAAGAGATAATGCCTTATGACTTAGTAAATCCAAAGATGATCACTACAACTATAACGGAATTTTTTACGGGCGGGCAGTTAAGCCAGTTCATGGATCAGACAAACCCGTTAAGCGAAGTTACGCATAAGCGCCGCTTATCGGCACTCGGTGAGGGCGGACTTGTAAAAGAGCGCGCAGGATTTGAAGTGCGTGACGTTCATCCTACCCACTACGGCAGAATTTGTCCAGTTGAGACTCCGGAAGGTCAAAACATCGGTCTTATAAATACGCTTTCAACTTATGCTAAAGTAAATAACCTTGGCTTTGTTGAAGCGCCGTATAAAAAAGTAGTTGACGGCAAGGTAACCGATGAGATCGTTTATCTAACGGCTACTCAAGAGGAAAATAGCGTTATAGCTCCGGCTTCAACTTTGATAGATGATAACGGATATATAGTTGAAGACCTGATCGAGGCTAGACAAGACGGCGAGATGATACTCGCCAAGCGTGAAGACGTTAAGCTAATCGACCTTTGTTCGGGTATGATAGCGGGTGTTGCTGCTTCGCTTATCCCGTTTTTGGAACATGATGACGCCAACCGTGCTCTCATGGGCTCAAACATGCAACGTCAAGCAGTACCGCTTCTTCGCTCATCTGCTCCTATCGTAGGAACAGGTATGGAAAGAATCGTAGCGCGCGATGCTTGGGAGGCTATCAAGGCAAAACGCTCGGGCGTTGTTGAAAAAGTCGATAATAAAAATATTTTCATTTTGGGTGAAGATCAGGTAGGTCCTTATATAGATCACTACTCTATGGAGAAAAATTTAAGAACCAACCAAAACACAACCTTCTCTCAACATCCGATAGTTAAAAAAGGCGATGTGGTTGAAGCTGGACAAGTTATAGCCGATGGCTCTAGCATGGAGCGTGGCGAGCTTGCCATAGGTAAAAACGCACTTATCGCATTTATGCCTTGGAACGGATACAACTACGAAGATGCGATTGTAATCAGCGAAAAAATGATACGTGAAGATGCTTTTACAAGCGTGCATATCTATGAAAAAGAGATAGAAGCTCGAGAGTTAAAAGACGGTGTAGAGGAGATTACAAAAGATATCCCTAATATAAAAGAAGAAGATCTTATGCACCTTGACGAAAGCGGAATCATCAAGATAGGAACGCACGTAAAACCCGGCATGATACTGGTAGGAAAAGTATCTCCAAAGGGCGAGGTTAAACCAACTCCTGAAGAGAGACTTTTAAGAGCGATATTTGGTGAAAAGGCTGGTCATGTAGTAAATAAATCACTATATGCAACGGCTTCTATGGAAGGCGTTGTGGTAGATGTTAAAATTTTTACCAAAAAAGGTCATGAAAAAGATAGCAGAACTAATAAAACTTACGAAGAGGAAAAAGCGGCTTTAGAAAAAGAGCATCACGATAGACTTCTTATGATGGATAGAGAAGAGATGCTAAAGGTTACCTCTCTTCTTTCTAAAAACACTCTTGCATCGGCTCAAACCATAGGCAAAAAAGAGTATAAAAAAGGCGAAAAGATAGATAAAGCTGAGCTTGAAAATATCAATCGTTTTACCCTAAACAGCATAGTAAAGGGCTTTTCAAAAGACGTTCAGAAGAAGTACGATGAGCTAAAAGTCTATTTCCAAAACGAGAAGAAAAAGCTAAAAGAAGAGCACGATAACAAAATCGAAATTTTAGAAAAAGATGATATATTGCCAAGCGGCGTTGTAAAGCTGGTAAAAGTATATGTGGCGACCAAGCGCAAACTAAAAGTGGGCGATAAGATGGCGGGACGTCACGGTAATAAAGGTATCGTTTCAAACATCGTTCCTGAAGTTGATATGCCATACCTTCCTAGCGGACAACCTGTCGATATTGTGCTAAATCCGCTGGGTGTTCCAAGCCGTATGAATATCGGTCAAATTTTAGAAAGTCACCTAGGCCTTGTCGGATATCGTTTAGGCGAGCAGATAAGTCAAATTTTCGAAGAGAAAAAAGGCGAGTGGGTTAAAGAGCTTCGTGCTAAGATGATAGAGATCGCTTCGGTTTCTAAATTTATGGATGCTAAAAAAACGCTTGCTAAAATAGATGATGAGCAACTTATCGAATACGCAAGAGATTGGGCAAGTGGCGTTAAATTTGCCACTCCTATCTTTGAAGGCGTTAGAGTTGAAGAATTTGCCAAGCTGTTTGAGATGGCAAAAGTCGATATGGACGGTAAAACCGAGCTTTATGACGGACGCACCGGTTCAAGAATAAAAGAGAGAGTAAATGTCGGCTGCATGTATATGCTTAAGCTTCACCACCTTGTCGACGAAAAAGTTCATGCAAGAAGTACCGGACCATATAGCCTTGTTACACAGCAACCTGTCGGCGGTAAGGCGCTATTTGGTGGTCAAAGATTTGGTGAGATGGAAGTTTGGGCGCTTGAAGCTTATGGTGCGGCTCATACTTTAAGAGAGATGCTAACCGTAAAATCAGATGATGTTGAAGGTCGTTTAATGGCGTATAAGGCTCTAACAAGAGGTGAAAACGTCCCTGAAACAGGAATTCCTGAAACATTTTTCGTATTAACAAACGAGCTTAAATCTCTAGCGCTTGATGTTGAAGTATATGACGAGGAAGATAACGATGAGTGA
- the rplL gene encoding 50S ribosomal protein L7/L12: MAITKEDVLEFISNLSVLELSELVKEFEEKFGVSAAPVMVAGAAGGAAAAEVEEKTEFNIVLLDGGDKKINVIKVVRALTGLGLKEAKDAVEQTPSVLKEGVSKAEAEEAKKQLEEAGAKVELK, translated from the coding sequence ATGGCAATTACTAAAGAAGATGTACTAGAATTTATCTCTAATCTTTCAGTATTAGAGTTAAGCGAATTAGTAAAAGAATTTGAAGAGAAATTTGGCGTAAGCGCAGCTCCGGTTATGGTAGCAGGCGCAGCAGGCGGCGCAGCAGCGGCAGAAGTTGAAGAAAAAACTGAATTTAACATTGTTTTGCTTGACGGTGGAGATAAGAAAATCAACGTTATTAAGGTTGTTAGAGCTCTTACAGGTCTTGGTCTTAAAGAGGCTAAAGACGCAGTTGAGCAAACACCTTCAGTTCTTAAAGAAGGAGTTAGCAAAGCTGAAGCTGAAGAAGCTAAAAAACAACTTGAAGAAGCAGGCGCTAAAGTCGAGCTTAAATAA
- the rplJ gene encoding 50S ribosomal protein L10, which yields MTRSEKSEIIAKLEAEFKENEAIIVCDYRGLSVKKLEVLRNAAREQNVKVQVVKNTLANIALKNADKGDMALKDTNIFIWGDQLSATKVAAKFEETNSELFKIKTAHIDGEVASVEKVKALSKMPSRDELIAMLLQVWNAPIQNFTIGLNALKEKKEQSA from the coding sequence ATGACAAGAAGCGAAAAATCTGAAATAATAGCAAAACTTGAAGCTGAATTTAAAGAGAATGAAGCGATTATAGTATGTGATTACCGTGGACTTAGCGTTAAGAAGCTTGAAGTATTAAGAAATGCTGCAAGAGAGCAAAACGTAAAAGTTCAAGTAGTAAAAAACACTCTTGCAAATATCGCACTTAAGAATGCGGATAAAGGCGATATGGCTCTTAAAGATACCAATATATTCATTTGGGGCGACCAGCTTTCGGCTACTAAAGTTGCGGCTAAATTTGAAGAGACTAACAGTGAGTTGTTTAAGATTAAAACAGCACACATTGATGGCGAAGTTGCTAGTGTTGAAAAAGTTAAAGCACTATCTAAAATGCCAAGTCGTGATGAGCTTATTGCAATGTTATTGCAAGTTTGGAATGCGCCTATCCAAAATTTCACAATTGGATTAAATGCGCTTAAAGAGAAAAAAGAACAATCAGCATAA
- the rplA gene encoding 50S ribosomal protein L1 gives MSKKTTKRFSELLKKIDANKIYALDEAIDTVKTLASAKFDETVEIALKLNVDPRHADQMVRGSVVLPAGTGKAVRVAVIAKDVKADEAKAAGADIVGSDDLIEDIQKGVMNFDVLIATPNLMGLVGKVGRILGPKGLMPNPKTGTVTMDVAQAVNNAKSGQVNFRVDKQGNIHAGLGKVSFSKEQLNDNISTFIKAINKHKPAAAKGRYIKNAALSLTMSPSVSLETQELMDLR, from the coding sequence ATGTCAAAAAAAACTACAAAAAGATTTAGCGAACTACTTAAAAAAATAGATGCAAATAAAATTTATGCACTAGATGAAGCAATCGATACTGTTAAAACTCTTGCTTCTGCAAAATTTGATGAAACGGTTGAAATAGCACTTAAACTTAACGTTGATCCAAGACATGCCGATCAGATGGTAAGAGGTTCGGTTGTTCTTCCTGCTGGAACAGGTAAGGCTGTTCGTGTAGCGGTTATCGCAAAAGACGTTAAGGCTGATGAAGCTAAAGCGGCGGGTGCGGATATCGTCGGAAGTGATGATTTGATTGAAGATATCCAAAAAGGCGTAATGAATTTTGATGTCCTCATAGCTACTCCAAATTTAATGGGTCTTGTAGGTAAAGTGGGTCGTATACTTGGACCAAAAGGTCTTATGCCAAACCCTAAAACTGGAACTGTTACAATGGATGTTGCTCAAGCTGTTAATAATGCAAAAAGCGGTCAGGTAAATTTCCGTGTAGATAAACAAGGAAATATCCATGCCGGGCTTGGTAAAGTAAGTTTTTCAAAAGAGCAACTTAACGATAACATTTCAACTTTTATTAAAGCTATAAACAAACATAAGCCGGCAGCTGCAAAAGGAAGATATATTAAAAATGCAGCGTTATCACTAACTATGAGTCCATCTGTATCGCTTGAGACTCAAGAGTTGATGGATTTACGTTAA
- the rplK gene encoding 50S ribosomal protein L11 — protein sequence MAKKVIGEIKLQIAAAKANPSPPVGPALGQQGVNIMEFCKAFNERTKDMAGYNIPVVITVYADRSFTFITKQPPATDLIKKAAGISKGADNPLKNKVGKLTKAQVLEIVDRKIVDLNTNNKEQAAKIIAGSARSMGIDIID from the coding sequence ATGGCTAAGAAAGTTATAGGCGAAATTAAATTACAAATTGCAGCAGCTAAAGCAAACCCAAGCCCACCGGTAGGTCCTGCTCTAGGTCAGCAAGGTGTAAATATTATGGAGTTTTGTAAGGCGTTTAACGAAAGAACAAAAGATATGGCAGGATATAATATCCCTGTAGTTATCACTGTTTATGCGGATAGAAGCTTTACTTTTATCACAAAGCAACCGCCTGCTACAGATTTGATTAAAAAAGCAGCCGGCATATCAAAAGGTGCGGATAATCCGCTAAAAAATAAAGTAGGAAAGCTTACTAAAGCTCAAGTACTTGAAATCGTAGATAGAAAAATCGTTGATTTAAACACTAACAACAAAGAGCAAGCCGCTAAAATTATTGCAGGTTCTGCTCGCTCGATGGGCATAGATATCATTGATTAA
- the nusG gene encoding transcription termination/antitermination protein NusG, with protein MAHKWYAIQTYAGSEMSVKRAIENLVRDHNIEDQLKEVVVPTEDVIEIKNGKKKINERSLYPGYAFAHLDLDTALWHKIQSLPKVGRFIGESKKPTPLSDKDINLILEKVQKRGAPKPKISFDNGESVRIIDGPFANFTGIVEEYDMIHGKLRLNVSIFGRSTPVEILYSQVEKIV; from the coding sequence ATGGCACATAAATGGTATGCGATTCAAACTTACGCCGGCAGCGAGATGAGTGTTAAGAGAGCTATTGAAAATTTAGTAAGAGATCATAATATAGAAGATCAGCTTAAAGAAGTTGTTGTTCCTACTGAAGATGTGATTGAGATTAAAAACGGCAAGAAAAAAATAAACGAAAGAAGCCTTTATCCGGGCTATGCTTTTGCACATCTTGATTTGGACACTGCGCTTTGGCATAAAATTCAATCATTGCCAAAAGTTGGAAGATTTATAGGTGAATCAAAAAAACCAACCCCTTTAAGCGATAAAGATATAAATTTAATATTAGAAAAAGTTCAAAAACGCGGAGCACCTAAACCTAAAATTTCATTTGATAACGGTGAGAGTGTTCGCATTATAGATGGGCCTTTTGCGAATTTTACCGGTATAGTCGAAGAGTATGATATGATACATGGTAAGTTAAGACTTAATGTCTCTATTTTTGGCAGAAGTACACCGGTTGAAATTTTGTATTCACAAGTTGAGAAGATAGTATAA
- the secE gene encoding preprotein translocase subunit SecE, whose translation MEKLTNYLKLSSAEIKKVIFPTKEQVRNAFITVFAVVAVVSLFLALVDVVMSYSLSKLI comes from the coding sequence ATGGAAAAATTAACGAACTATTTAAAACTCTCTAGTGCAGAAATAAAAAAGGTTATATTCCCTACGAAAGAGCAAGTAAGAAATGCGTTTATAACTGTTTTTGCGGTTGTGGCGGTAGTTTCACTGTTTCTAGCACTTGTTGATGTGGTGATGTCTTATTCTCTTTCAAAATTAATTTAA
- the rpmG gene encoding 50S ribosomal protein L33, which translates to MAKNNSRVKIGLKCSESGDINYTTTKNSKTTTEKLEIKKYCPRLKKHTVHKEVKLKS; encoded by the coding sequence ATGGCAAAAAATAATAGTAGAGTAAAGATTGGTCTTAAATGTTCAGAGTCTGGTGATATTAATTACACTACGACAAAAAACAGTAAGACAACTACTGAAAAGTTGGAAATTAAAAAATATTGTCCAAGATTAAAAAAACACACAGTTCATAAAGAAGTTAAACTAAAGAGCTAA
- the tuf gene encoding elongation factor Tu, whose product MAKEKFSRNKPHVNIGTIGHVDHGKTTLTAAISAVLSRKGLAELKDYDNIDNAPEEKERGITIATSHIEYETDNRHYAHVDCPGHADYVKNMITGAAQMDGAILVVSAADGPMPQTREHILLSRQVGVPYIVVFMNKADMVDDAELLELVEMEIRELLSEYDFPGDDTPIVAGSALQALNEAKEGKDGEWSAKVMELMAAVDSYIPTPVRATDKDFLMPIEDVFSISGRGTVVTGRIEKGLVKVGDTIEIVGIRDTQTTTVTGVEMFRKEMEQGEAGDNVGVLLRGTKKEDVERGMVLCKPKSITPHTKFEGEVYILTKEEGGRHTPFFNNYRPQFYVRTTDVTGSITLPEGAEMVMPGDNLKITVELIAPVALEEGTRFAIREGGRTVGSGVVSKILA is encoded by the coding sequence ATGGCAAAAGAAAAATTTTCACGTAACAAGCCACACGTAAATATAGGTACTATCGGTCACGTTGACCATGGTAAAACAACTCTAACAGCTGCTATCTCTGCTGTTCTTTCAAGAAAAGGTCTTGCTGAGCTTAAAGATTATGACAATATCGATAATGCTCCAGAAGAAAAAGAGCGCGGTATTACGATTGCAACTTCACACATTGAGTATGAGACAGACAATCGCCACTATGCTCACGTTGACTGCCCGGGTCACGCCGACTACGTTAAAAACATGATTACAGGTGCTGCTCAAATGGACGGCGCTATCCTAGTTGTTTCTGCAGCGGACGGCCCGATGCCACAAACTAGAGAGCACATCCTTCTATCTCGCCAAGTTGGTGTTCCATATATCGTTGTTTTCATGAACAAAGCTGATATGGTTGATGATGCCGAACTTCTTGAGCTAGTAGAGATGGAAATTCGCGAACTTCTTAGTGAGTATGACTTCCCAGGAGACGACACTCCGATCGTAGCTGGTTCTGCTCTTCAAGCTCTAAATGAAGCTAAAGAAGGTAAAGACGGCGAGTGGTCAGCAAAAGTTATGGAGCTTATGGCTGCTGTTGATAGTTATATCCCAACTCCAGTTCGCGCTACAGATAAAGATTTCTTGATGCCAATCGAAGACGTATTCTCAATTTCTGGTCGTGGTACGGTTGTTACAGGTAGAATTGAAAAAGGTCTTGTAAAAGTTGGCGACACAATCGAAATTGTTGGTATTAGAGATACGCAAACAACAACAGTTACTGGTGTTGAGATGTTTAGAAAAGAGATGGAGCAAGGTGAAGCAGGCGACAACGTTGGTGTACTTCTAAGAGGCACTAAAAAAGAGGATGTTGAGCGTGGCATGGTTCTATGTAAGCCAAAATCAATTACTCCACATACAAAATTTGAGGGTGAAGTTTATATCCTTACAAAAGAGGAAGGCGGACGCCACACTCCATTCTTCAACAACTATAGACCACAATTTTATGTAAGAACAACTGATGTTACAGGTTCTATCACACTTCCTGAGGGAGCAGAGATGGTTATGCCTGGCGACAACCTAAAAATTACAGTTGAACTTATAGCACCTGTTGCTCTTGAAGAGGGAACACGTTTTGCGATCCGTGAGGGTGGTAGAACAGTTGGTTCAGGTGTTGTTTCTAAAATATTAGCTTAA
- a CDS encoding response regulator transcription factor — MKVGLYASSDSLVKEWKSKLQEREVIAFASESDLLINIDTSEYAVLCVEFFAGVRDLILEILQIYPELKVFLLSKEPNFTEGKEFLAHGIKGYGNAHMLEIHLNDAIKSIEAGNVWLYPEFIQSMIMMMTKDSSNEKSLVALEKLTPKEKEVANFIYQGLNNQEIAEVANISLRTVKAHISAIFEKTGVKDRVNLVVLMRKSG, encoded by the coding sequence GTGAAAGTCGGACTATACGCATCTAGCGACTCTCTTGTAAAAGAGTGGAAAAGCAAGCTGCAAGAGCGTGAAGTGATAGCCTTTGCTTCGGAGTCTGATCTTTTAATAAATATAGACACAAGCGAATATGCCGTGCTTTGTGTGGAATTTTTTGCAGGCGTAAGAGATCTTATCCTTGAAATTTTACAAATTTATCCCGAACTAAAAGTGTTTTTGCTCTCAAAAGAGCCAAATTTTACCGAAGGTAAGGAATTTCTAGCGCATGGAATCAAAGGATACGGTAACGCCCACATGCTAGAAATTCACTTGAATGATGCGATTAAGAGTATCGAAGCGGGAAATGTCTGGCTGTATCCTGAATTTATCCAAAGCATGATAATGATGATGACTAAAGATAGCTCAAACGAAAAATCTTTAGTAGCTCTTGAAAAGCTAACGCCAAAAGAAAAAGAGGTGGCGAATTTTATCTATCAAGGACTTAATAATCAAGAGATAGCCGAGGTGGCAAACATAAGCTTACGAACCGTTAAAGCGCATATCTCTGCGATCTTTGAAAAGACAGGCGTGAAAGATAGGGTAAATTTAGTTGTTCTTATGAGAAAAAGTGGTTAA
- a CDS encoding DUF5416 family protein yields MQTRAFAIEESDSSHKTVKDDINKAVYSGKFEEYIITRSHLLVDTLVVTDMINERDGVDVINSSIKELIFSDCVKKFDQVLNEVSLKSHVNTDENFKFEIIEEPFDECKSDSCVYKFEEDIKISDDIVRSVKIFINGYDESSESIYLDLQILDSKSVYKYKITNDTIEISISTHMQAEIISEFLKTFAYTKMSLAPKKAKEIYIIVNDKLLYKFDIKI; encoded by the coding sequence GTGCAAACAAGAGCATTTGCGATAGAAGAGAGTGATAGTTCTCACAAAACAGTAAAAGATGATATAAATAAAGCTGTTTATAGCGGAAAATTTGAAGAATATATCATTACTAGATCGCATCTGCTTGTAGATACTCTTGTGGTTACTGATATGATAAACGAAAGAGACGGCGTAGATGTGATTAACTCATCTATCAAAGAGCTTATCTTTAGCGATTGCGTTAAGAAATTTGATCAAGTTTTAAATGAAGTAAGCCTAAAGAGTCATGTAAATACAGATGAAAATTTTAAATTTGAGATTATAGAAGAGCCTTTTGATGAATGTAAAAGCGACTCTTGTGTGTATAAATTTGAAGAGGATATAAAAATTTCAGACGATATCGTAAGAAGCGTTAAAATTTTTATAAACGGATATGATGAAAGCAGTGAAAGTATATATCTTGATCTGCAAATTCTTGATAGTAAAAGCGTGTATAAGTATAAAATCACAAACGATACTATCGAAATTTCCATATCTACACATATGCAAGCTGAGATTATAAGTGAGTTTTTAAAGACGTTTGCCTATACGAAAATGTCTTTAGCCCCAAAAAAAGCAAAAGAAATTTATATTATAGTTAATGATAAACTTTTGTATAAATTTGATATAAAAATTTAA